In the Rhea pennata isolate bPtePen1 chromosome 4, bPtePen1.pri, whole genome shotgun sequence genome, TGCGCCCCTAGAAGGCCTCCTGCCCTTGACAGGACGGTGCTCCCAGCGCCTGGCCCCGGCCCGAGGGCCCCTCTGGCCAGACTGCCGTGTGACGGGCCCCCAGCTCAGCCTGGCGCAGCCCACGCAGCCCCACTCACATTGCCCATGCTGAAGTGACGCTTAAACTCGCAGAAGATGTTGTAGATGAGAATGGTGCCATCCTCCTGGATGCACAGCAGGTCCTCGCTGACCGTCCAGCCCAGGTGCACCAGCTGGCCACTCTTCCACTGCGGAAGGCAGAAGAGGATGCATGAGCATGCGGCAGGGCGTCAGACTCACAGGGCAGCATCCCAGCCGCAGCCTCTCACCGGGAGACGCTTGTGAAGCTGATGGCTTTGTCTCGGCTTTTGCAGCTCTGACGTGCTCTTGCCCTGGCTGTCCTAGCTTTGCGGGGCTGGTGGGCCTGGCAGCATCTCCCCCTCCTGCACTCTCAGGGCTCTGCATCCACCCAAGCTCTGCACAACAATGAGGGGAGGTTGCTCCTGTGGCTTCAACACTCTTAGTACTGCTACCTGCTTCTCCCAGGGCTTGGGTGGCTTCCCTCTCGCTGCACCTCTCTCCCCTCTGCTTTGGAGCAGCTCCTCTGAAGCTGCCGGGCAGCTCAACTgcgactgcaggagctgcaCAGTCTCCACACCAGAGAGCTTAAGGCGTTAAGGACAGAGGGCAGCATCTTGCTTCCCTGCTCAGAGATTAGAGAAGCTGCCCAAGGGCATGTGATAAGCGCGTGGCACAGGCAGAAGCAACTGCAGATCTCACAGCCTGGTGCTTTGTCTACAGCACCCAGCTGGCAGCTCCTCTGTACGGAGGTGCCTGGGCCTCCCCTGCGCTGCCACCAGCACCTAGCACTCTGCCTGCTCTTCCGCAGCCACCCCTGCTGCTCAGGGGCTCATTGGGGCTGCTGCAAGGGTCCGAGAGCTGCAACCACCCAGTGGACCCAAGCCGGTGCTGGCACAGGGCACACAGCACAGGCTCCGATGGCTTGTGTCACCTGGTACCTCCCGCCCGGGACACGGCTGGGACTGTCCCAGGCTCTCTGGCCCATCAGCAAGTCCCCAGAAAGGGTCCAGGTGCAGCTCAGAGGGGGCGGCTGGGTCAGAGAGCTAACGGTGCAGCGGAGCCCAGTGCCTGCCCGCCCGCCGTGTGCTCACCGGGACGCtggccaggagcagccccgaggcCGAGTAGATCTCCAGCAGCGGGCGGGCGCTGGGAGACTTCTCCTTCCTGGTGTTGTTCTTCAGCAAAGCTGCAGGTGGGACGGGACAGCCCCTCTGAGCCGGCGGCACCCTGCTGCCCGCACAGCCCCCGCCGGTCGGGGACAGCCCCGGCCCTCACAGAGGGTGCCCGGGAGAGCCAGGGGAGCGGGCCCTGCCCTACCTATGGGCCCCCCGTATGGGGCGGCCGCCACCAGGCAGTCCCGCAGGTCCTCCTTGAGGCTCCACTCCATGGCGTACAGCTCGAACTTCCTGCGGCCGCACGGCGACGGACGGGGCGCTGGCGACGGCACCCAGCCCTGTGGCGGGGGCTGGGCCCCGGCCCCACCGCCAGCCCCGACACCCCTCGCGGCCGGCCCCAGAGAGCACGGCTGGCATCAGGCCCGAGGGCCGGCCCCGAGCCCCATGGACCGGCCCCGAGCCCCACGGACGGACCCTGAGCGCCTCGGCTGGTGCTGATCCCCGAGAAGGGCTGGGATCGCTCCTGGGCAGGTGCCAGGGATCAGGGATGgagcccccgccccgccccgggccggcACCGCGCCGCGGGCACTGGGCCGCCCCCCAccgccccgggccggggcctGGCACCAGGGATCACAACCGGGCCGCTGCCGGGGACGGGGCCCGCCGGGCCCGTGCAGCTGCCGGGGACGCCCTCACCGGTAGAAGGCCTCCTCGCCCAGCGGGTTCCAGTTGGCCGTGTAGCAgtccatggcggcggcggcccgcgccgggccgggccgggccggtcCAGCCCCGCTCCGCGTCGGGTCCGGGCACCCGACGGCCTCCCGGCAGCTCGCCTAGCGCTTCCGCCCGGTCTGCCCGCGCTTCCGCCCGTCCCACTCAGCGCTTCCGCCCGGTCTGCCCGCGCTTCCGCCCGCCCCGCCCAGCGCTTCCGCCCGCCCCGCCCAGCGCTTCCGCCCGGCCAGCGACGCCgcagcggcagccgccgccATGCGCAGTGAGGGCAGGGCCGGTGCCGGGCCCGCGCGTCCCCTCCGCGCCCGGGTGTCGCAGCACTGCCACGGCTGGGGGGACGTGCACGCCAACACTACGCCCAGGCTTGCACGCTCGTGCGCATGCACGCGCACAGGAGCACATGCAGACACCAAGCCCAGGCTTGCACGCTCGCGTGCGTGCACGCGCACAGCAGCATGCCCATGCGCACTGTCGCACACACGCACAGGCTTTCACACACACGTGCATGCCCACAGATAGACTTGCACGCACAGACCCacctgcatgcatgcacacaaacacaggcTTGTACACACGCGTGCATGCAGATGCACAGCGACATGCCCAGACACATACAATCACACACCTGCACACGCAGACTCACACACGCccgtgtgcacacacacacacacgcgtaCACACACGTGCGTATGCGCAGACCTGCACGTGTGGTGCACGCAGTCACACGCACGCATGCACGCAGATTTGCACACGCGTGCGTGCACACGCAgagccgcgcgccccgcgcaggcggccgcccccggcgcagCAAAGagcggaggcgccgccgcctTGCCGGGAGCCCGTTTATTccgcgcgggggccggcgggcagcTCGCGGCGGTAGTCGAAGATCTGGAAGCACAGGAGGCTGCCGAGCAGCGAGGGGCTGGCGGCTCCCACCCGGCGGAAGCCCTGGCCCTCGTAGAGCCGCTGCGCCGCCACCTGCACCACCGAGGTGCTGAGCACCACGGCGCCGTAGCCCCGCGCCTCGGCGAAGCGCAGCACCTCCCGCACCAGCACCCGCGCGATCCCGCGGCCCCGCTGGTCCCGCCGCACCGACATGCGCTTCAGCTCCAGCACGCCGGGCTCCGGCGCCGGCACGGCCGCCACCGTGCCCACCAGCACCCCGCCGGCCTCCGCCACCCAGAAGCTGGCGTCGGGCGGCTCCACGTAGGCGGCGCGGATGTCCCGCAGGTCGGTCTCCAGCGCCTCCTGCACGTACGAGGTGGCCAGCGAGCGCACCAGGGGCCAGGCGGCCAGCAGCGCCAGCACCGCGGCGCCCAGCGCCGGCGCCcagcagcccgccgccgcccgcaccgCCGCCAccagcgccagcagcgccagcTGCGCCCGCCCCGCCTGCAGCAGGTGTCGGTAGGTGGCCGGCACGTGCTCCAGGATGCCGCAGGCGAAGAGGGTCCGCGCCGCCTCGTAGTCGCCGTCCTGGTACGGCCGGATGCGGTACTGCGCCATGGCTGCCGGCacctgcggcgcggcgcggcggcgtCGGCCACGGGcacccgccgccggccccgccgcccgcgcccctcccgcgccccgcgccccctccccgcccgcggCACTCCGGCCCGCTCTGCCGCGTCCGCACCCGCTGCGCTGCCGTTCCACCCGCTCTGCTGCGGTCTTGCCGGCTTCATTGCAACTTTGCCCACTGCGTTGCAATTTCGCCCGCTCTGCTGTGATTTTGCCCACTGCGTTGCGATTTTGCCCGCTGCACGGCCATTTTACCCACTCTGTTGCGATTTTGCCCGCTGCATTGGAACTTTGCCCGCTCCATCGCGATTTTGCCCGCTGCTTTGGAATTTTGCCCTCTGCATTGGAACTTTGCCCGCTCCATCGTGGTTTTGCCCGCTGTTGCATTTTTACCCGCTCTGCTGCAATCTAACCCGCTGCACTGCATTTTTACCCACTCCTCTGCATTTTTACCCGCTCCTCTGCATTTTTACCCGCTCCACCGCATTTTTACCCACTCCACTGCATTCGTGCCCGCTCTACTGCACTCGTGCCCGCTCCGTGCCAGCCTCCCCCGTCCCCCTCCCCCGGGCGCTGGGGCaggcgctgcggcggggccgggccgggccggcggggctggggcgggggcggcggcgggcgcccccctcgcagccgcccgcgccgggccgggccgggccgggccgggccggggccagCAGGCAGCCGAGGTCCCGGCCGGCGGCTCGGGGGACCCGGGACCCCAcgctgcggccgccccggccccggcccggcccggcccctaCCTGCCCCCGGGGCCCTTCGCCTCGGCGCTCGCGGCTCCGcgcggctccgctcggctccgcTCGGCGCGCGGGGACGCGGGGACGCGCGTGCACGGGGATGGGCGCCGCGCGTGAAACGGGAAGTGCTCCGCGGGACgtccgccgccccgcgccgccccacggcgccccgcgcccgcccccacGCCCGCCCCCAcggcgcccccgcgcccgccccacggcgccccgcgcccgcccccacGGCGCCCCCACgcccgccccacgccgccccgctcccgcccccacggcgccccgcgccgccccacggcgcccccgCGCCCACCCCCAcggcgcccccgcgcccgccccacgccgccccgctcccgcccccacggcgccccgcgccgccccacgGCGGACCCCCAGCCCCGCATCCGCCCCCACGGCGGCCCCTGCGCCCCATacccagccccacggcggcccCCACAACCCATGCCCGCCCCCACGgtggcccccagccccacgcccGGCCCACCGCGGCCCCTGTGCCCCATACTCTGCCCCACGgcggcccccagccccgcaCCCATCCCCACGGTAGGCCCTGTGCCCCATAccctgccccacggcggcccccagccctgcacccatCCCCACGGCAGCCCCTGTGCCCCATaccctgccccacggcagcccccACAACCCGTGCCCACCACCACGgtggcccccagccccacgcccGGCCCCATGGCtgcccctcagccccacacctgCCCCCACGGCTGCCCCTGTGCCCCACGCCCAGCTCCACGGCTGCCCCGTGGCCTgcgcccagccccacagcagcccccCAGCTCAGCACCCAGCCCCAGTGCCCTGGGCCTGGCCCCACGGTGGCACCTGTGCCCCACGCCTGGCGCCACGGTGCCCCCCCGAAGCCCCAGCTtccagccccacagctgcccttGGCCTGTCTGTTtcagctcccagccccacagcacatGGGTTCTCTCTGGCCCTGCcaccccactgcctcctgccccagccccccaCTGCCCACCCCATGGCTTCCCCCCTGGCTCCTGGCACCCCCTCAAGCCCTCTAAGGTCTCCCCAGCACACCCTGACTGGGCGTGTGCTCCTGTGCCCCCAAACTCCCCATAGATCTCCCCATGGGACCCCCACTGCACCCCATGGACCTGCCCTGCACCCCATGGATCCATCCCAACTCCCTATggagccccccccccacttcaCCCCATGGACCAGCCCTACACCCCACAGACCTATCTGGACTCCCTATGGACCCCCCACTTCACCCCATGGACCTGTCTTGCCCCCACAGAACCCCATTGCTCTCTGCCCcccccagcagcctggggacTGCGGGCACCCtggagccccccgccccccgcggggcCCTCACACCCTATgggccccacagctgccccacgGCCATGCCCAGACCCCCATCCCCGCCCCCGAAACAGCACCATaaggggcggggcctcggggcgcgggggcggggctcgcGTGGGGGCGGGGCAGCCCGAGCTGCGCGCGGGGTGGGATCCGCACGTGTCGCGGTGGCCCCGCGTGTCCCTCCCCGCGTGCGTCCCTCCCCACGCGTGTCCACGTCCCACGCGTGTCCACGTTCCACGCGTGTCTCCCCCCCGCCCGCGGGCCCCGTGCGACGAGAGAGGCAGCGTGCGACGCGGGGGGGGCAGCACAGCCGCTTTACTagggggcggcagcggcgcgggagccggcccgcagccccccgcggccccccacggcccccacggccccccacggccccccgcGGGGtcagggcgggcggcggcggtgggcgCGCAGGCGGCGCAGGCGGAGGCGGCGCAGGCGCAGCGGGCGGtcgggcggcgggcgggcgccgcgggcgcgcagctCGCGCAGCCGCTGCCGCGCCGTCTTGGCCAGGCGGAAGCTGCAGGGCGTGGGCACGTTCTCGAAGGAGACGCGgcacggccgccgcgccgcctcgtagcccgccgcccgcgccgtcACCTCGTACTCGCCCGGGTTCAGCAGCCGCCAGTAGTCGCCGTCGAaggctgcggggcggcgcggcggcgtcagcgcggcggcggcgcggccccccgcgccccccgcccggccccggccctaCCCGTCCGCACGTCGTGGTTGATGCCGTCCACCGAGATGATGGCGTCGGCGATGCCCCGGTCCGTGTCGGCGTCGCGGACCACCCCCTTGATGCCGCGGTGCACCTGGGaagcgccggcgccgcgggcgtCAGCGGCGAccgggcggcgccggggtgtgtgcgcgcgtgcacACGCATCCACGTGTGGGTACACGCTTGCACATGTGCACGCACGTGCAgacatatgcacacacagatgCACACGTATGCGCGCACATAcaggcacatgcacacatgagcacgcacacatgtgcacatacacgtgcacacatgcacacacacgcacgggtgcacatgcatgcacacatgtacacacatgcaggtacatgcatgtgcacacacatacatgcacacatgcatgtgcacacacaggtgcatgcatacacatgtatatgcacatatgcGCACACACGCAGACACACGCttgtacacatgcacacacatgtagACACAGATATGCTGCACGCTGTACATGCTGGGGCCTGCACGCACCCGCTTTGCCCAGCGTGCACATgccttgcacacacacactgtgtgTGGAGCAGAGATGCTGTGGACTGCAGGCATAACGCACAGTGCATGCACCCCAGCACACACACCCCCCACACAGTGCACAGAGCATGCACGCTGTGCACACACCCTGCACATGCACCCTGCACACGCACCCCAGCACACAGTGCACACAGTGCTCCCCATGGCGCACACACCATGCACGCTGCGCTCCCCATCGCACGCACCCTGCACAGGTACCCAGCccttccacacacacaccacgCACACAGTGCACACACCTTGCACATGCATACCGTGTACTCAATGTGCACGCGCAGCGCACATGCGCACAGTGCATGCAGTGCACACACACCCTGCACACGCACACCGTGCTGCACCGGTGCCTGCTGACCTGCGCCGCTGCGGTGTGGGGCCAGGACGCCCGGGTGCCCCGGCACTGCCCCTGCCCTGGCTGCACCCCaggccccagccccacaccagAGGCAGCGGCGCGCAGCAGCGCCGGGGAAGAGGACAGGGGATGGAGCCGGCCCAGCCCTGCACTTGCATCCCCGAACCCGCTGTCCCCAGACCCACATCCTGAGCCCCCTGTCCCCGAGTCCTGCACCCCTGACCCCATGTCCCTGGAGCCCACACCCGCGAGCGCACTGTCCCCGAGCTCTGCATCCCTGAGTCCCATACCCCTGTGTCACTGGAGCTGCATCCTCCAGCCCTGCGTCCTGCATCCCTGAGCCCCTCGTCCCCAAGACTCACGTCCTTGAGCCCCACATCCCATGCCCCCAAAGCACGTCCCCAAACCCTACATCCCGCAGCGCCCCTGTCCGCAGACCGCACATCCCCAAGCCCCGTGTCCCTGAGCCCTGTGTCCCCACGCTGACGTCCCCACGCCCCCTGTCCCCGAGCCCCGTGCCCCCGACCTGCTCCATGTAGAGCAGCAGGGACTCGCGGTTGTTCTCCCACTCGCCGGGCAGCTCGGAGGCGTGCGGGAACTTGTCGCACGACAGCTCCACCGTGATCTCGAAGCAGTTGGTGTGCAGGTAGCTGAAGTCGTTCATGCctgcgcgggcggcggggccgggcgtCAGGGGCCgggtgctgccgccgccgcgcgcgagccccccgcgctgccccacTCACTGCCGGGCACCGTGTGCCAGTTGGCGCCGTTGATGATGTTGCCGGAGCGGGCGAAGTCGTCGTAGTGGCAGAGGCGCCGCTCCTCGGTGGCCATGGCCAGGTTGGAGGTGGCGTAGACGGTGGCCAGCCAGCGGAAGACGCCGTCGTCGGCGGTGGGCGTCAGCTCCTGCGCCTTCCAGTAGGTGCGCGTCATGTCGAAGGGGTAGGTGACCACCAGCTCGCCGCCGTGCAGGTTGGCGCTCAGCACGAAGGGGTACCGCTGCATCCAGTCGATCACGGCGCGCGTCTCGGGGGCCACCTGTGCGGGCGACGCCGCGTCACCACCCGCTGCTGGCACAGCCCCGGGCGTCCCGATGCGGCAGTGCCACTGGGCTCACCGCAGTGGTGCCACCAGGCACATTGTGGCAGTGCCACCATGCTCACCATGGTGGTGCTACCAGGCTGGCTGCGGTGGTGCAACCAGGCTCACCGTGGTGGTGCCACTATGCTCACCGTGGTGGTGCTACCAGGCTCGCTGTGGTGGTGCAACCAGGCTCACCATGGTGGTGCCACTATGCTCACCCTGGTGGTGCTACCAGGCTCGCTGTGGTGGTGCAACCAAACTCACCATGGTGGTGCCACTATGCTCACCGTGGTGGTGCTACCAGGCTCGCTGTGGTGGTGCAACCAGGCTCACCATGGTGGTGCCACCATGCTCACTGTGGTGGTGCTACCAGGCTCGCTGTGGTGGTGCAACCAGGCTCACCGTGGTGATGCCACCATGCTCACCATGGTCGTGCAACCAGGCTCACTGTAGTGGTGCCACCAGGCTCACCATGGTGGTGCCACCAGGCTCACCGTGGCGTTGGCGAAGGTGTAGTACTCAGGGATGGGGATGTAGTGGTTGGGGAACTGGTCGGGCACCAGGTCGTTGTCCTCAGCATCCCACAGCGCCGTGTTGAGGTCGGCGAAGTTGTGGTTGAGGTCGATGCCCTCGTAGGTCCAGCGCCCCATGGCCCAGCCGGCCAGCTCCGAGCCCTGCACGGGGATGGGGTGAGCGGGCGCCGGGGGTCCCGGCCCGGGGGTCCCGGCCCAGCGCCCCGCCGTCCTACCAGCTTGTAGGCGGTCTCGTAGCCGTCGGGGTTCATGGAGGGCAGCAGGTGGATGCGGGTCTCGGTGACGAGGCGCACCACGCGCGGGTTGCCCCGCCGGTACTCCCGGCACAGGTACTCCATGAGGTTGAGGAGCAGCTCCCGGCCCAGCACCTCGTTGCCGTGCATCCCCGCCACGTAGCGGAACTCGGGCTCGCCTGCGGCACGGCCGGCCCGtgggcgcccgccccggccccggccccggccccggccccagcccccgcccccgccggcggcaCCTACCCACTTCGTGGCGCCCGGGGTGGTCGGAGATCTCCATGACGTACATCTTGAGGCCCAGGTAGCTGCGGCCGATGCTGTAGACGCGGGTGATGCTGGGGCACTCCTCGGCCACCCGCCGCATCAGCtgcaagggcagagctgggcaccCCTGGGCACGGggaccccagccccacggccagGGGGCCCAGggaccccagccccacggccgcgGTGGCCTGGGAACGAACCTTCCTCATCTCGTCGTAGTTGTGATGCCGGAAATCCAGCTTATCCGTGGGCTGGGGGTCGCTGGGCAGGTAGTAGATGTTGGTGGGATCTGCAGGGAGCCGAGAGCCGGGGCGGGAGGGACAGGGGGAAGGTCAGGACCAACAGCGGGATGCGGGAACGCCGGGACGTGGCAACACCGGGAATGGCAGGGGTGTGGGGCATGGGAGCAGCCAGGATGTGGGAATGGCAGGGACACAGGAGACACGGGAATGGCGGGAGTGTGGGGTGAGGGGCATGGGAGCAGCCAGGGTGTGGGAATGGCAGGGACACGGGAATGGCAGGGGTGCAGGAATGGCCCGGACACGGGAGTGGTGGGGATGCAGGAACGGCCGGGATGCGGGAATGGTGGGGACGTGGGAAAGGCCAGGATGTGGGAACAGCCAAGACACAGGAATGGACAAGACATGGGAAGTGCTGAGCTGCGGGAAGGACCAGGACATGGGAAGGGCCAGGACACAGGGAATGGCAGGGATTTGGGAACAACTGAGATGTGGGAAGGGCCAGGATGCAGGAAGGGCTGAGACATGGGAATGGCAGGGATGTGGGAAGGGCCAGGATGTGGGAAAGGCTGAGATGCGGGAAAGGCTGGGATGTGGGAAGGGCAGAGATGTGAAGAGGGCTGGGATGTGGGAAGGGCCAGGTCATGGGAAACACCAGGATGTGCGAAGGCCGGGGATGCGAGGAAGGCCGGGATGGGAGGTTAGGGATGTGGGAAAGGCTGGGGCATGGGGGAAGGCCGGGACACGGGAAGGCCGGGATGTGGGAAAGGCTGGGGCACGAGAAGGCCGGGCCAGGGAGGGGCGGGCTGAGCCCGGGCCCCACCGGGCAGCGGGCAGCCCAGGATCTCGGCGCGGAGGCAGATGGTGCCGTTCGGGAACCAGCTCTGGGGGTTGATGCGGAGGTAGCGCCCCACCACCGGCACCGGCAGCAGGTTGAGCACCGGCGTCTCGGGGTCTCTGTTTCCCGGGAATacctggggagggagagggctgCCAGGGGCTGGACTGCCGCTTTGCCCACACACTGCTGGCACAGCGGGATGGTGCGGGTACTGGGGTGTGCCGGAGCCCAGTGCTTCCCGCCGTCCCGGCTGCCTGCCCTCCTGGCTTGGGCTCCGCTGCTGCCCTCCAGCCTGGGAGCCGGGATGCACCAGCCCCGGGCACTGGCCCCGCGGGTGCTGGGATGCACCAGACCTGGGCACTGGAGCCGCGGGAGCCGGGATGCACCAGACCTGGGCACCGGCCCCACGGGCACCAGGATGCACCAGCCCCGGGCACCGGCCCCATGGGAGCCGCGGGAGCCGGGATGCACCAGCCCTGGGCACCGGCCCCACGGGCACCGGGATGCACTGGCCCTGGGCACCACAGGAGCCGCGGGAGCCGGGATGCACCAGACCTGGGCACcggccccgcgggagccgggATGCACCAGACCTGGGCACCGTCCCCACAGGAGCCGGGATGCACCAGCCCTGGGCTCCTGCCTCCTGCGGGAGCCAGGATGCACCAGACCTGGGCACCGTCCCCACGGGAGCCGGGATGCACCAGCCCTGGGCTCCTGCCTCCTGCGGGAGCCGGGATGCGCCAGCCCTGGGCTCCTGCCTCCTgcgggagccgggcgccggCCGGTGCCCCGATGCCGAGCTCTTCGGCAGCAGCCAGAGCACACACAGCCGCTCACAGACGCCTGCGCCCGTCAGACGTGGCCATGTGCCTGCGTGGGCACACGTGTGCC is a window encoding:
- the LOC134139727 gene encoding probable N-acetyltransferase 8B — protein: MAQYRIRPYQDGDYEAARTLFACGILEHVPATYRHLLQAGRAQLALLALVAAVRAAAGCWAPALGAAVLALLAAWPLVRSLATSYVQEALETDLRDIRAAYVEPPDASFWVAEAGGVLVGTVAAVPAPEPGVLELKRMSVRRDQRGRGIARVLVREVLRFAEARGYGAVVLSTSVVQVAAQRLYEGQGFRRVGAASPSLLGSLLCFQIFDYRRELPAGPRAE
- the CPXM1 gene encoding probable carboxypeptidase X1, which gives rise to MGTPRGTTASPPGDKASPPWGTTVSPPRGTTASPAQGPASPPRGPAGRPATGRPSPTPPAAAGPEGTARPRQEGDPGAKAPVPRKKIVRVKVIKKKVLRKKPKAAARGAAAPPEPGCPPLGLESLRVLDSQLRSSSDKRYGLGAHRGRLNIQSGLYDGDFYDGGWCAGREDGEQWLEIDARRLTNFTGVITQGLNSIWTYDWVTSYKVQVSNDSRAWQPCRNGSQEAVFPGNRDPETPVLNLLPVPVVGRYLRINPQSWFPNGTICLRAEILGCPLPDPTNIYYLPSDPQPTDKLDFRHHNYDEMRKLMRRVAEECPSITRVYSIGRSYLGLKMYVMEISDHPGRHEVGEPEFRYVAGMHGNEVLGRELLLNLMEYLCREYRRGNPRVVRLVTETRIHLLPSMNPDGYETAYKLGSELAGWAMGRWTYEGIDLNHNFADLNTALWDAEDNDLVPDQFPNHYIPIPEYYTFANATVAPETRAVIDWMQRYPFVLSANLHGGELVVTYPFDMTRTYWKAQELTPTADDGVFRWLATVYATSNLAMATEERRLCHYDDFARSGNIINGANWHTVPGSMNDFSYLHTNCFEITVELSCDKFPHASELPGEWENNRESLLLYMEQVHRGIKGVVRDADTDRGIADAIISVDGINHDVRTAFDGDYWRLLNPGEYEVTARAAGYEAARRPCRVSFENVPTPCSFRLAKTARQRLRELRARGARPPPDRPLRLRRLRLRRLRAHRRRPP